The genome window GCTGCCGGTGTACCCGCTGGTGCCGCACTACGACCACACGGCGACGATCCCGATGGTGCAGGCGTCCTACGACGGGATCGAGGCCGGGCGCGTCGTGGTCTCCGGCGACTCCGCGGGCGGGGCACTCGCCCTGGCGATCGCCCAGGAGCTGCGGGCGGCCGGGCGGCCGCAACCCGAACGGCTGGTGCTGTACTCGCCGTGGCTGGACGTCCTGCTGGAAGACCCGGTCTCGGAGCTGCTGGACGAGACCGACCCCATGCTCGGCATCGCCGGGCTGCGGGAGGCGGGCCGGATGTACGCCGAGGGCGCCGACCCGCACGACCCGCGGATCAGCCCGATCCACGCCGACCTGAGCGGCCTCGCGCCGATCACGCTGTTCATCGGGACGCGCGACGTCCTGCTGCCGGACTGCCGCCGGTTCCACGCTCGCGCACGGGACGCCGGGGCGGACCTGGACTACCGCGAGTACCCCGGGATGTTCCACAACTGGCTGATGCAGGACATCCCCGAGGGCCGCGAAGCGATGAACCACGTGGAGCGGCTGCTGCGCCGTCCGGTCAGTGCCCGGAGCGCGCCAGGTCGTGGAAGCAGTCCCACGCCCGGCTGACCAGGGCCGGGTGGGTGCGCAGGTCGATCGCCGTGCGGGCCAGTGCCGCCGCCGACGCCAGCATCGCCGAACGGCCGCGCGGGCTCGCCGCCGCGGCCGCGAACTCGGGGGTGTGGTCGGCGTACTCCTCCGCCGTGATCGCCACGAACGGGTGGATCGCCGGGACGCGGACGCTGACGTCGCCGATGTCCGACGAGCCCAGGTACACGCCGGGGGACGGCGGGGTCGCGTGGATGCCGCACGCGGCCAGGTGCTCGGTGAACCGCTCGGACAGCACCGGGTTGTCGCGGAAGTGCGCGTAACCGCGGCCGTCGCGTTCGACGTCCACCTTCGCGCCCGTCGCCAGTGCCGCGCCCTGCGCACCCGCCGTCACGTCCTCGACCAGGCTGTCCAGCGCGCCCGTCGTCAGCGCGCGGAGCCCGAAGCGCCCCTCGGCGCGGTCCGGGACGATGTTCGTCGCCTCGCCGCCGTGGGTGATGATGCCCTGGATGTGCGAGCCCGCGGGCAGGCGCTGGCGCAGCGCGGCCATCGCGCCGAACATCTGGATCAGCGCGGCGAGGGCGTCGATGCCCGCCTCCGGGTCGCCGGTCGGGTGCGCGGCGCGGCCGTGGAAGGTCACCTTCACCTCCACCTGCGCGGTCAGCGGGGCCCACGACCACGAGTGGACGCCGGGGTGGACCATCAGCGCCGCGTCGACGTCGTCGAAGACACCGGCTTCGGCGAGCGCGACCTTGCCACCGCCGCGTTCCTCCGCGGGACAGCCCACGACCAGCAGCGCGCCCGGGCTGTCCGCCAGCACTTCCTTGGCTGCCAGCGCGGCTCCGAGCCCGGCCGCGGCGATCAGGTTGTGCCCGCAGGCGTGCCCGAGGCCGGGCAGCGCGTCGTATTCGAGCAGCAGCGCGACGCACGGCCGCCCGCCGCCGGCCCGCGCGGTGAACGCCGTCGGCAGCCCGGCGATCCCGGTTTCCACCTCGAAGCCGTCCTCGGCCAGCTCCCGCGCCAGGCGTTCCGCGGCCGCGTGCTCCTCATAGGACAGTTCCGGGTTCTCGTGCAACGCGGTCGCGACCGCCCACAGGCGTTCGTCCAGCCGCTGGACCCGCTCGTCCGACCGCTCGTGCAGTTCCTCGTGCCCGTCCATGCCCACCGGATACCTTTACCACGTCCGGGCCGGCCACGCGGCCCTCACGGCGCAGCCAGCTCACGCAGGGCGATCTGCGAGTTCTCCAGTTCCTTCGTCATCAGCAGGGCGACCGTTCCGGCGTGCGCCAGTGCCCGGCCGACCTCGCCCACCGAATCCCACACCGCCCCGGCGTCGTCGTCGCCGTGGCGGACCACCCGGCCGGACAGCAGGCCGTCTTCCAGCCGCCCCTGGAGGGCGGGCAGCAGCTGGGTGAGGTCGTCGGCCAGCAGCCGCAACTCCCCGAGCACGTGGTACAGCTCGGCCGGCGGAACGAGTTCGCCGGCCCCGATGCGGCAGGCGAGCCGGTGCAAGGTGGCACCGGCGTCGGCGGCCAGCAGTGACGGCGAAGCGGTGGCGCTCGGGTTCATGACCGACCGGATACCCCCGGTGCGACGGCGAAAACGCCGTTTGCGCGGTCCGCGTCGCGGGTACTCATCGCACCCCCCGACCCCCAGGAGAACATCGGTGAACGAACCGACCGGCGACGTGCCGACCTTCGGCGTCGAAGAGGAGTTCTTCGTCGTCGACCGCCACGGCCACCTGTCCCAGGCCGGCGACGACGTCGTCGACGCCGCCGAAGCGGCCGCCGACGAGCAAGGCGAGCTGCAGCACGAACTGACGCGGTCTCAGGCCGAGGCCGCCACCGGCGTCTGCCGGACCCACGACGAGGCCTTGCGCCAGCTGCGCGGCCTGCGTGACGACCTGTCCGCGGCGGCCAGGCGGCGCGGCTACCGGCTGCTGCCCGCCGCCGCACCCCCACTGTCCGAAGTGGACTTGCCGAGCATCACGCCGAACCCGCGCTACGAGCGGATGGCCCGGCACTTCGGCGCCACCGCGCGGACTTCGCTCACGTGCGGCTGCCACGTGCACGTCGCCATCCCCGACGCCGAGACCGGCGTCCAGGTGCTGAACCGGGTCCGGCCGTGGCTGCCGGCGCTGCTCACCGTCACCGCGAACTCGGCGATTTCCGACGGCTACGACACCGGCTACTGCAGCTGGCGCTACCAGCAGTGGAGCCGGTGGCCCTCGGCCGGGTCGCCGCCCCGGTTCGCCTCGCTCGACGAGTACGAGAGCATCGTCGACGCGTGGCTGCGCGCGGGGTCGATCCTCGACCGCGGGATGATCTACTGGGACGTCCGGCTCTCGGAAAACCAGCCGACGCTCGAATTCCGCATCGCCGACGTCGCCGCGACCCCCGAAGAAGCGGTGCTCCTGGCGGTGCTGGTCCGCGCCTTGGTCGCCACGGTGCAGCACGACGCCGCTCCCCCGCCGGCCCTGCCGAACGAGGTGCTGCGCGCCCAGCTCTGGCGGGCGTCCCGCGACGGCGTCACCGGCGACTGCGCGCACCCGGACACCGGGGACCTGGCACCGGCGAAGGCGGTGCTCGACGATCTCCTCGCCCGGACGGCGCCGGTGCTGGAAGCGGCCGGCGACCTCGACTTCGCGCGGGACGGCGTCGCGCGGCTGGCCGCCGAGGGAGGCGGCGCCGACCGGCAGCGGCGCCGCTTCGCGGACAAGGAACGCGGTGAAGACGTGGTGGACCTGCTGACCGGGGGCGGCTAAGCCCGCAGCCGGTCGAGGAGGTCGAGCGCGCGGGCCGCCGGGTGCGACCGGCCCGCGTCGAGGACGAGGTGGACGCCGACGGCGGCGGCCCGCTCGTGGGCGCGCATCAGCGCGCGAAGCCCGGCGGCGCCCAGGAAGCGGACTTCACCCAGGTCGAGGCGCACCACCCGGGGCCCGGCCCGGAGGAAGTCGTCGAGCGCGGCTTCCAGGCGGGACACGGTGCAGACGTCGATTTCGCCCGTCACCTCCACGACGACGGCGTCGGCGGTCGACCACCGGGTACGGCCGCTCAGCTCGCCGACGGGAGCGCGAGGCGAAGGCAGCCGGTACGTCGGCGGATCCGGTGCGGGTGCGCGTTGCCGCTCATGAGTCGTCATTGACTTGAGTTACCCGGTGCGCGTTCGTGGCCAAACAACCCCCGGTCCACGCGCGTTTCCGCAGCCGGAGCGGGTATCCCGCCGGCACCGCCCGGAAGGAGCCCGCCATGCCCGACGGCCCGCCCACGATGGGCGTCGAAGAAGAGTTCCTCCTCGTCAACCCGCGCACCGGGCACGCGTCCGCGCACGCGGACCAGGTGCTGGCGCGCCACCGCCACCACGGCCCCCTCCCCGACGGCGTCCGGGTGCACCGCGAGCTGCGGCTCACCCAGATCGAAGCCGCCAGCGGGGTCTGCACCACCGCGGACGGGCTCCGGCACCAGCTGACGGCGGCCCGGCGCGTGCTGGCCGGGGCCGCCGCGGCCGAAGACTGCGCGCTCCTGGCCACCGGCACCCCGATCGGGCCCGGCCCTGCCGCGCACCCACCCGCGAGCGAAGAGCGGTTTGCCCGGATCGACGAGACCTACGGCGCGGTGGTCGCCGACTACGAAGCCTGCGGGTGCCACGTCCACGTCGGGGTGCCCGATCCCGACACCGCGGTCGCGGTCGTCAACCACGTCGGCCGGTGGCTGCCCACGCTGCTCGCGCTGTCGGCGAACGCGCCGTTCGACCACGGTCGCGACACGGGCTACCACAGCTGGCGGATGGTCCAGCAGTCCCGCTTCCCCGGTTCCGGCGTCGCGCCGCACCTGCGCGACCACGCCGAGTACCGCCGGACCGTCGAGACGCTGGTCGACTGCGGCGCGCTCGTCGACCCGCACCAGACGTTCTGGCTGGCCCGCCCGTCCGGCCGGTTCCCGACCGTGGAGTTCCGGGTCGCCGACACCGCGCTGACCGTCGAGCACGCCCTCCTGCAGGCGCTGCTGAGCCGGGCGCTGGTGCGGCGGGCACTCGCCGACCTCGGCCGCGGGCGCACGGCGGAGCCGCTGTCCCCGCAGGTGGCCGCGGCGGCGGTGTGGACCGCGGCGCGCCACGGCCTCACCGGGCAGCTCGTCGACGTCGCCGGGCGGACGCGCCGTCCGGCGTGGGCTCTGGTCGAGCAGCTGCTCACGCACGTCAGGGAACCCCTCGAAGCGAACGGTGACCTGGCCGAAGCCCGAGCACTGGTCGCGGTCCTGCGTGCCGAGGGCACCGGTTCCGTCCAGCAGCGCGCGCTGGCCGGCCGCGGCTCCCCGGAGGCCGTCGTCGGGGCGCTCACCGCGCTGACCGTGCCGCCGGGGCATGGAACGCTGCGTACGGGGTAACCGTCGACCATGACGACCTCGACCCTCGTGGCGGCCACCCTGCCCGCCGCCCGCGGCCCGCTCTCGGAGTCCGTGCTGGGCACCCTGCTGCGCGAACAGCCCCGCGCGGACCTCGGCTTCGACGGGCTCGTGGCCGCCGACCCGCTCGGCGACGACGTCCAGCTGGCCCTGCACCTGTGCTACGAACTGCACTACCAGGGCCTGCCCGGGGTGTCGCCCGACTGGGAGTGGGACCCGGAACTGCTGCGCCTGCGCGGCGCGCTGGAGTCGCGCTTCCTCGCGGCCCTGCACGAAAACGTGCCGGGTGGCGACGACGTCACCGCCGAACTGGACGCGATGCTGGTCGAGCCGGTCGACGCGGAAGGCGTCTCGCACTTCCTCCGCGACCACGGCGACTGGGAGCACCTGCGGGAGTACTTCACGCACCGCTCGGTCTACCACCACAAGGAAGCCGACCCGCACGCGTGGGTGATCCCGCGCCTGCGCGGGCGCGCCAAGGCGGCGCTGGTGGCGGTGGAGTTCGACGAGTACGGCGGCGGCCGCGCGGAGCTGGCGCACGCGCGGCTCTACACCGACCTGCTGCGGGCAGCCGGCCTGCCGGACGGCTACCTGGAGCTCATCGACCACGCCCCCGCCGAGATGCTGGCGGTGGTCAACATGATGTCGTTGTTCGGCCTGCACCGGTCGTTGCGCGGCGCGCTGTGCGGTCACTTCGCGGCGGCGGAGATCACGACCGGGCCGTCCGCGCACCGGATGGACCAGGCGCTGCAGCGCGTCGGCGCCCCCGAGGCGTGCCGGTTCTTCTACACCGAGCACATCGAAGCCGACGCGGTCCACGAACAGGTGATGCGCCACGAGGTGCTCGGCGACCTGCTCGAGCAGGAACCCGAACTGGCCGCCGACGTCGTGTTCGGCATCCAGGCGACGGAATTCCTCGAAGGCCGGTTCGGCACGCGGCTCCTGGAGCGGTGGCAGGCCGGGGAATGCTCGCTCCGGATTCCCCTGGCCTGACCGGGCTTCAGTCCTTCCCGCGCACCCGTTTGCGGTGGCTGGTGTCGCAGAAGGGGAACCGCTTGCTGCGGCGGCACGCGCACACCGCGACCACGAACCGGTCGGACCGCACGACCTCCCCCTCCGGTGTGCGCAGCTCCACCGGCCCCTCCACGAGCACCGGGCCGCCGGGGACCACGGTCACCCGGCGCGGGCGGTCAGCGGTCGGCACGCAGCACCACCAGTTCCTCCGTCCGCCGGCCCGGCGCGATCAGGCCGGCCGCCTCGAGGAACGCGGTCCGTCCGGAAAGGACCGGGCCGAACGGGATCCGGGCGCGCCGGGCCACCGAGACGCGCAAGCCTCGCGCGGCCAGCGCGGCCCACGACTTGTCCACATCGGACAGTTCTGATTGGACGATGAGCAGCGTCCCGCCGGGACGCAGGAGCGTGCTCGCCGCCGCGCACAACGGGTCCAGCACCGCGCGGCCGTCCGGCCCCGCGTCCCAGCCACGCGTGGCGCGGACCGCCTCGGCCGGCGCCGGGACGTACGGCGGGTTGGCGACCACGACGTCGAACGGGCCCCGGCGCACCGCCGTCGTCAGGTCTCCCCGGCGGGCGCGGACGGCGGCCTGGCAGACCAGCGCGTTGAGCCGCGCCGAGGCCAGTGCCCGGCGCGAAAGGTCCACGGCCAGCACGGATCTGGCGCCGCCGCGGGCCAGCGCGATCGCCTGCGCGCCGGTACCCGTGCACAGGTCCAGTGCCCGAGCGCCGGGCGGGATGGCCAGGTCGGCGATCGCGGCGGCGAGCAGGGCGGTGTCCTCCTGCGGGCGGTAGACACCGGGCAGGCGCAGCAGCCGCGGGACTCGCGGCGGCGCGGGGACGACGGCCGAGGGGACAGGGAGGGCGGGTTCCGCCGACGTGGTCATCGCGGTCTCCTTCAGCTCACCGCGGGCCGGCGCGCTCGCCGGCGGACAACCGCGTCACCCTCGGTTACCCGGCGAAGATCTTCGCAAACTCCTCTGTCACAACGGTTCCGGCTCAGTCGAACTCGAACGGCAACGCGTCCACACAGGCCTGGTACTTCCGCGTCATCTCGTGCTCGGTGTGCGCCGCGATGAACAGCTCCGCCAGCTCGAAGCTGTAGCTGTCCTGCTCCGGCAGGTCCGAAAGCCGTTGCCCCACCTCGGGCACGATCTCGATCCGCGTACCGTCGATGCGCTCCTCGACCGCCGCGACCTCCTCACGGGTCGGCACGCGCGTCACGACGCCGTCGGAGAACCGGCGCAGGTACCACTTGCCCGCGATCTGGTACTTGCCCTTGCTCGGCCGGCGCGCGGGGTCCTGGCCGAGGCCGAGGCGCACCATGATCTCGTGGTTGGCGACCCCGTCGACGAACTCGAAGAGCTCCGCGTGGGACTGGGAGTGCCGCGGGTTGATCTCCAGCAGGCACACCTGGCCCGACTCCGGGTCGCAGAAGAACTCGATGCTGAAGGTGCCGTTGTCGAAGCCGATCTGTCTCATCACGCGCTCGGCGACGTCCCGCATCCGCTGCACCGTTTCCTCGCCCAGCTGGGACGGGTACTGGTGGCGCAGGAACGAGGGGCTGTCCGGGTAGTCGATCGAGTCGAGGGCGCCGTAGACGGTGACTTCGCCGCGGTACACGTACCCTTCGACGGCCGCTTGAACGCCGTGCAGCGCCTCCTCGGCCAGGCACGCGGCCCCGCCGACTTCGGCGATTTCCGGCGGCAGCCGGACCTGGTCGAGCACGTAGCCGAACGGCTCGCCCACCCGGCCGACCCCGGCCCGGATCTCGGCGACGGCGTCGGCGAACTCGGCATCGTTCTCCGCCTTGAAGGCGAGCTCCGAGGAGAACGACTTGACCGGCTTCAGCCACATCGGGAAGCCGACGCCCTCCGGCGGCGCAGGCCGCTCGCGGTCGAGGTCGACGACGCCGAAGTGCGGCAGCTCGTCGATCACCTTCCGCTGCTCCAAGCGGCTCCAGTACTTGTGCTCGCACTTGAGCACCGCTTCCAGCGGCACACTCGGCAGGTCGTACCGGGCGCACAGGATCGGCACCAGGCACGCGGCCGGGAAGTCCCAGTAGCCGACGATGGCGCCGACGTCGCCGTCGAAGGCGTCCAGCTCGTGCTGCGCCGTCTTCAGCAGCGCTTCGAAGTCGATGTCCCCGTGCTGCAGCTCTTCGGGGGTCAGCAGGCCGTGGAACTCGTAGCTCCCGGCCCACGGCAGGCGCTCCAGCACCCGCTGGTTCTCCTCGTCCAGACCGATCACGAAGATGTTGATAGCCATGTCGGAGAGCTACCCGGGGCGGGTGCGCCGAAACGGGGCCGGATGGCCGGTTTCGCGGCCGGGGGAACGGGCACCCGAAGGTGCTTTTCCGCTATCCCGAAGCCAGCTTCTTGCCCGCGTCGTAGAGCAGGTGCAGGACGTCGGCCAGGCCGACCGCGGTCAGCACCGTGGCGGCCAGGCGCGTCGGCCGTGGTGCCACGACCAGGCCCGCGGCCAGGCCGGTGCCGATCCACACGTCGAGGCAGAACGGGCACGACACGAGCTCGCCGACGGCGTGTGCGGCGTGGCCGCGCGCCGGCACGGACTCGTTCAGCTCGTCTTCACCCGCCGGCTCTTCGTACTTCGTGAACGGCGCCCGCAGCGGGCTGGTGATCGCGGCCTTCGCCAGCACGCGGCTGGCTTTGAACGTCGCGGTGCCCAGCAGGACCGTGTCGCCGGCGCTGAAGCGGCGTGGCAGCCGGGCACCGGCCGCGCGCCCGAGCGCCGTCAGCGCGCCGACGAAGACGCCGTACGCCCCCATCGCGCCGAGGTACCCGGCGAGCGGGCGGTCGGCTTCCCCGGCGTACCCGCGCTGGACCCGCTTCGCCTTGGCCTCGATGTCCTTCACGGCGTTCACGACTGGTCCTCGAGCGGCGTGGCTGCGGTGGTCATCCGTGCTCCTTCCGGTGTTTCCCGCGGCGTACCCGCGCCGGCGCGCGGCAATCATGGTTTCCCGGTGCGCCCGGCGGGTACTTGGCGGCGATGGGACGTACCCGGCTCCGGCGCAGCGACCTGCGCGGCCCCGGCATCCGGCGGATCCGCCGCGGCCGGGGGTTCTCCTACGTCGAGTCCGACGGCTCGCCGGTCACCGACGACGAGCTGCTCGCGCGGATCAAGGACCTGGTCATCCCGCCGGCCTGGCGGAACGTGTGGATCTGCCCGTACCCGAACGGGCACGTCCAGGCGGTCGGCACCGACGACGCCGGGCGGCGCCAGTACCTCTACCACGAGCAGTGGCGCCGCGACCGCGACGAGGAGAAGCACGACCGCGTCCTCGCGATGGCCCGGCGGCTGCCCGGGTGGCGGGAGTCGGTGGCGGCCGACCTGGCCGGCCGCGGCCTGACCAGGAAACGCGTCCTCGCGGCGGCGCTGCGCATGCTCGACCGGGGCATCTTCCGCACCGGCGGCGAGGAGTACGCGGACGAGAACGGCACCCACGGCGTCGCGACGCTGCTGCGGGAGCACGCCTCCGTCCGCGGCGACGAATGCCGGTTCAGCTACGTCGCCAAGGGCGGCCTCGACCGCGAGGTGGCGATCCGCGACGCGGCGCTGGCTTCGGTGGTGAAGTCGCTCCTGCGCAGCCGGTCCGGAAGCGACCGGCTGCTCGTCTACCGCGACGGCGACACCTGGCACGAGGTGCACGCCGCCGACATCAACGAGCGCTTCAAGGAGCTGGCCGGCGAGGACTGCACCGCGAAGGACCTGCGCACGTGGACGGCGACGGTCCTGGCGGCGGCCGCCTTCGCCGCGGCCGAGCCGCCGACGTCCGAGACCGCCCGCAAGCGCGCGGAAGCCGGGGTGATGCGGGAGGTGTCCCGGGCGCTCGGCAACACCCCCGCTGTGTGCCGGGCGTCCTATGTGGACCCCCGGCTGGTCGAGGCGTACCGCGGCGAGCGCACCATCGCGCCCGCGCTCAAGCGCGTGGCCCGGCTGGAGGGCGACGAGGCACGCGCGGCGCTGGAGAAGGCGTGCGCCCGGCTGCTGAAGGCGTCATGAGTCACTCTTAGTCGATCAGGGCGCGGCAGCTTGGTCGAGCGGCAGGAGGCACGGTGAGTGAACGGCAATCCATCCGAACGTGTACTGGCCCCCGGACACGCGCGTCCGGGACCCTGAGGACGATGACTTCCGACCCGTCCCCCGTGCGCTGGCGCGCCTCGATCGGCCTCGCCGTGGGCGGCGACGGCCCGGTCTCGAGCATCGTCGAGTCCGAGCACGGCAGCGAGGGCTCGGCCCGCGAGTGGATCGAGCGGAAACTCCCCCGCACCCGCTTCCCGGCGTGGATCCCGGCGGCCCGCCGCGCGGACGGCGTGGAACTGTTCGGCCGGGTGGCCCGCGGCCACGTGGTGACCGGCAGGCTGGTGCCGACGTGGGAGTCGGATGCGGGCACGGCGGTCTGGCACGCGGACCGCGAGGGCGACCACGTCCAGTGGCGCCGCTGCGCGGCCGAGGACCACTGACCGGCCCGCTCGCGACCAGCGGCGGTAGGCAAGCCGGCGGCCGGTCGGCCTGGCAGCCGTGACCAGCGGCAGCGGACCCACCGGCAGCCGGTCGGGCCGACGCCCGTGGCCAACGACAGCAGGCCCCCGGCGCCGCCACCAGCGACAGCAAGCCCACCGCGCCCGGCGCCCGCGACCAGCGGCAGCAGACCGTCCGCGCCCGGTCGGCCCGGTGTCCTGAATGAGTCATTCAGGTCACCGGAAGTCCTGAATGACTCATTCAAGACACCCGGTCAGCCCGGCGCGCGACCGTCAGTCCGTGCCCAGCTCTTTCCGCAGCAGGCAGAACTCGTTGCCCTCCGGGTCCTGCAGCACCACCCACGACTCCGTGCCGTCCTGGCCGACGTCCGCCGGGCGGGCGCCCAGGGCCAGCAGGCGTTGCAGCTCCGTCTCCTGGTCGGCGCCCTCCGGGTTCACGTCCACGTGGAGCGGGAGCTTGCCGCGGCGGGGGTCGTCCGTGCGGGCCAGTACCAGCGTCGGGGGGCCCTCGCCCAGCGGGACGCCCGGGACGCCCAGCTCGAGGCCGTCGGGCTCGTGGCCGATCACCTCGTAGCCGAGCGCCGCGCACCAGAACTCCGCCAGGCGGTCGGGGTCGTGGCAGTCCAGCACCAGTCCGGTGATGCGGGCGGCCATCCGGTCAGCTCCGTTCCGTCTCGCGCGCCACGTCCGCGGCCTCGTCTTCGTCCATCGCCCTGGTGTCCCGCGGCGGCAGGAAGGGCTCCCCCTGGTCCTCGTCCCGCCCCGCTTCGATGCTGCGGCTCCGGGCGAGCTCGGCGTCGAGTTCGGCGCCCAGCAACACAGCCAGGTTCGAGATCCACAACCATACAAGGAACACGATCACGCCCGCCAGCGAACCGTAAGTCTTGTTGTACGAACCGAAGTTCGCGACGTACAGCGCGAATCCGGCCGACGCCAGCACCCACAGCAGCACCGCCACCAGCCCACCCGGCGTCAGCCACTTGAAGCCCGGCTGCCGCACGTTCGGGCCCACCCAGTACAGCAACGCGAACGCCAGGCTGACCAGCAGCGCGATCACCGGCCACTTCGCGATCTCCCACACCAGCACCCCGGTCGAGCCGAGGCCGATCAGGTCACCCAGCCGGCGCGCGACCGCGCCCGTCGCCACCACGCCCAGTGCGCACAACGCCAGCAGCACGACGATCCCGATCGTCAGCAGCACCCGGATCGGCACCACCTTCCACACCGGACGGCCCTCCGGCATGCCGTAGATCGCGTTCGACGCCCGCATGAACGCGCCGACGTAGCCGGAAGCCGACCACAGCGCGCCCAGCAGGCCGATGATCGCCAGCGGCCCGGCCAGGCCGCGCGAGCCCGCCAGCTCCTTGATCGCGCCGACGAGGATGTCCTTGCCCTGTCCCGGGACGACCTGCTGGACGTTGTCGATCACGGCCTGGATCTTGTCCGGGCCGAGCAGGCCGAGCAGCGACGTGAGCACGATGACGCCCGGGAACATCGACAGCACGCCGTAGTAGGTCAGTGCGGCCGCCCAGTCGGTCACGTTGTCGCGGCCGAACTGCTTGAACGTGCGCTTGAGCACCGCCCGCCACGACCGCTTGGACAGGTCCTCGGGACCTTCGGGCTCTTCGTGCCGCTTCGCCGCCATCGCCACCTCCGCTTTCGTCGGCGATGGCATACCCCGTCCGGCACTGGGTATTCCCCCTGCGTCCCGACGACCAGGAGGATTCCCGTGACCGAGGTCAGCCGCGTGATCGACGTACCACCCGACGCCGTGTTCGACGTGCTCGCCGACGGCTGGCTCTACGCGGGCTGGGTGGTCGGCAGCTCGCACATCCGCGACGTCGACCACGACTGGCCGGCGGTCGGCTCCCGGATCCACCACAGCGTCGGCCCGTGGCCGGTGCACATCCAGGACGTCACCGTGGTCCGGGCGGTGGAACCGGGCCTGTCGCTGTCCTTGGAGGCCCGCGGCTGGCCCCTGGGCGCGGCGGCGGTCGGGCTGACGCTCGTCCCGCACGGCGAAGGGGCCACGCTGGTCCGGATGACCGAGCACGCGATGCGCGGCGTCGGCAAGGTGCTGCCGGAGGCGGTGCAAGCGCTGATCATCAAGCCCCGCAACACCGAATCCCTCGCCCGCCTCGCCGACCTGGCCACCGGCAAGTACGCCCGCGCGAAGGAAGGCCACCCCCGCCCCTAGGTCTTGCGCGGCTGGTCGTGGGTGTTCAGTCGGGTTCTAACCCGACTGAACACTCACGAGCGGGCGGGTCAGCTGTAGATCGCGCGGTGGGCCGCGCGGATCACCGCCGCGTAGCCGCCGCCGAGCGGGCCGGAGCGGGCCAGGGCCGCGCGGGCCGCGTTGGCGCCCGGGCCGCCGTGGACCGCGCCTCCGGGGTGGGCCGACGCGCCCGCCAGGAACAGCCGGTCGACCGGGGTGTCGGCCCGGCCCGTGCCCGGCACCGGCCGGAAGAACAGCTGCTGGTGGATCGCCGTCGTTCCGGCGTTGATCGCACCGCCCACCAGGCCCGGGTTGTGCCCGGCCAGTTCGACCGGCCCCTGCACGTACCGCGCTTTGATCAGCCCGGTGAACCCCGGCGCGCTGGCTTCGACCGTCTCCTCGATCCGCTTCGCCCGCCGCTCCAGCGCCGACCGGTTCTCCATCGTCCCGCGCGGCACGTGCGTGTACGCCCACGCCGCTTCGGTCCCGGACGGCGAGCGCGTCGGGTCGGTCGTGGTCATCTGGCCCAGCAGCAGGAACGGGCGGCGCGGGGTCCGGCCGCGGGCGAGTTCGCCGCCGAACGCCGCGAGCCCGTCGAGGTCCGTGCCGAGGTGGACCGTGCCCGCGCCGCGGGCGCCTTCGGCCGTCCACGGGATGGGGCCGGACAGCGCCCAGTCCACTTTGACCGTTCCACTGTCCCACTCGAACTTCGTGAGGTCCTCGACCAGCCGGGACGGCAGCCACTGCTCCCCCACCAGCTCGCGGTACAGCACCGGCGCCGGCACGTCGGCGAGCACGGCCTTGCGCGCCCGGACCGGGTCACCGGCGGCGTCCCGCACGCCCAGCGCGCGGCCGCCGCCGACGAGGACCTCCCGCACCGGCCGTCCACAGTGGACCTGTCCGCCGCGCGACTCCAGCCGCCGGACCAGCGCCGCGACCAGTTCGCC of Amycolatopsis solani contains these proteins:
- a CDS encoding alpha/beta hydrolase; translation: MVSVQAKVKIALLRASGQKRFYDNASALHHRLPRHQKPSMARPQRGVRRRCAVERHAVNGFPCFTFRPRGGTPSDLHVLHLHGGGFVEQVEKHHWKYAADLVSRLGCAVTLPVYPLVPHYDHTATIPMVQASYDGIEAGRVVVSGDSAGGALALAIAQELRAAGRPQPERLVLYSPWLDVLLEDPVSELLDETDPMLGIAGLREAGRMYAEGADPHDPRISPIHADLSGLAPITLFIGTRDVLLPDCRRFHARARDAGADLDYREYPGMFHNWLMQDIPEGREAMNHVERLLRRPVSARSAPGRGSSPTPG
- a CDS encoding STAS domain-containing protein, whose protein sequence is MTTHERQRAPAPDPPTYRLPSPRAPVGELSGRTRWSTADAVVVEVTGEIDVCTVSRLEAALDDFLRAGPRVVRLDLGEVRFLGAAGLRALMRAHERAAAVGVHLVLDAGRSHPAARALDLLDRLRA
- a CDS encoding iron-containing redox enzyme family protein; protein product: MTTSTLVAATLPAARGPLSESVLGTLLREQPRADLGFDGLVAADPLGDDVQLALHLCYELHYQGLPGVSPDWEWDPELLRLRGALESRFLAALHENVPGGDDVTAELDAMLVEPVDAEGVSHFLRDHGDWEHLREYFTHRSVYHHKEADPHAWVIPRLRGRAKAALVAVEFDEYGGGRAELAHARLYTDLLRAAGLPDGYLELIDHAPAEMLAVVNMMSLFGLHRSLRGALCGHFAAAEITTGPSAHRMDQALQRVGAPEACRFFYTEHIEADAVHEQVMRHEVLGDLLEQEPELAADVVFGIQATEFLEGRFGTRLLERWQAGECSLRIPLA
- a CDS encoding carboxylate-amine ligase — protein: MNEPTGDVPTFGVEEEFFVVDRHGHLSQAGDDVVDAAEAAADEQGELQHELTRSQAEAATGVCRTHDEALRQLRGLRDDLSAAARRRGYRLLPAAAPPLSEVDLPSITPNPRYERMARHFGATARTSLTCGCHVHVAIPDAETGVQVLNRVRPWLPALLTVTANSAISDGYDTGYCSWRYQQWSRWPSAGSPPRFASLDEYESIVDAWLRAGSILDRGMIYWDVRLSENQPTLEFRIADVAATPEEAVLLAVLVRALVATVQHDAAPPPALPNEVLRAQLWRASRDGVTGDCAHPDTGDLAPAKAVLDDLLARTAPVLEAAGDLDFARDGVARLAAEGGGADRQRRRFADKERGEDVVDLLTGGG
- a CDS encoding amidohydrolase produces the protein MDGHEELHERSDERVQRLDERLWAVATALHENPELSYEEHAAAERLARELAEDGFEVETGIAGLPTAFTARAGGGRPCVALLLEYDALPGLGHACGHNLIAAAGLGAALAAKEVLADSPGALLVVGCPAEERGGGKVALAEAGVFDDVDAALMVHPGVHSWSWAPLTAQVEVKVTFHGRAAHPTGDPEAGIDALAALIQMFGAMAALRQRLPAGSHIQGIITHGGEATNIVPDRAEGRFGLRALTTGALDSLVEDVTAGAQGAALATGAKVDVERDGRGYAHFRDNPVLSERFTEHLAACGIHATPPSPGVYLGSSDIGDVSVRVPAIHPFVAITAEEYADHTPEFAAAAASPRGRSAMLASAAALARTAIDLRTHPALVSRAWDCFHDLARSGH
- a CDS encoding CDGSH iron-sulfur domain-containing protein, translating into MPTADRPRRVTVVPGGPVLVEGPVELRTPEGEVVRSDRFVVAVCACRRSKRFPFCDTSHRKRVRGKD
- a CDS encoding carboxylate-amine ligase; amino-acid sequence: MPDGPPTMGVEEEFLLVNPRTGHASAHADQVLARHRHHGPLPDGVRVHRELRLTQIEAASGVCTTADGLRHQLTAARRVLAGAAAAEDCALLATGTPIGPGPAAHPPASEERFARIDETYGAVVADYEACGCHVHVGVPDPDTAVAVVNHVGRWLPTLLALSANAPFDHGRDTGYHSWRMVQQSRFPGSGVAPHLRDHAEYRRTVETLVDCGALVDPHQTFWLARPSGRFPTVEFRVADTALTVEHALLQALLSRALVRRALADLGRGRTAEPLSPQVAAAAVWTAARHGLTGQLVDVAGRTRRPAWALVEQLLTHVREPLEANGDLAEARALVAVLRAEGTGSVQQRALAGRGSPEAVVGALTALTVPPGHGTLRTG